One region of Oceanipulchritudo coccoides genomic DNA includes:
- a CDS encoding vWA domain-containing protein, with the protein MNLPLLPFSQWIVLLFALLGLWGLYRVIRAGAPVVIKQVHWTIIALRTLAFACLILAILDPFWRSQRPDPNAFRLAVLVDVSASMETRDLPDGQSRFEWVADWLNPDSPNPAYKALADPETPVEVNLFSSRTQPWDGASLADPLSGQTAIGDALESINKSGSTSSRRPLGGVLLISDGASLGGSSPAQVSLQYKRDGIPVSVIGVGQQVESGDLTVDFAQPELSFTEGQPAAVEITLSNSFSSDETGQLELFRGQALVDQRSVTVTAGESLTVGIDVDPGGAGVETFRAVYKPERERGNPATNVSYSIAEVEREGKFRFLLMSARAGWESRFLRLMAMESTTIEMDSLIRIDEGRFIKLSRNEDGSGSDERLASDRQTLDALPEAADFYFTYDAIIVDAAMLLEESKRLTPVLTEFSGTKGGGLLLYHNGPQIYSFQLPASLREIFPARDFSQRRLNSAIPLQLEVNPLFTDQIGGALFNGPEPEIPAGAEVAVPSTLSRAAQVHASSEMEGYPLLVTQAYGAGRTAWLAGDFLWRWQLGSDRSSEQYSAFWQATLSWLATGGKERLVSPVNAQIIPVKEETSLDIRLLGADFTPRMDATVTGVITGPDGTISEQRLLPDIEEPGRYTLSLPLQKAGQYQVDYEALFPDGDRLIRSSWFALSSNSPESRETAFQEKTLRDIARVAGGEYRSFKNWKELLPLPVSDLIPQVEQKVHWTRSLPFLLAAITLFLIEWWLRRRHGLR; encoded by the coding sequence ATGAACCTGCCCCTGCTACCATTCAGTCAATGGATTGTTCTCCTTTTTGCCCTGTTGGGATTATGGGGGCTCTACCGGGTCATCCGTGCGGGTGCACCTGTCGTTATAAAACAAGTACATTGGACGATTATCGCCCTGCGCACGCTTGCCTTTGCCTGCTTGATCCTTGCCATTCTGGATCCGTTCTGGCGATCCCAGCGACCGGATCCAAACGCCTTCCGGTTGGCGGTGCTAGTCGATGTCTCCGCTTCAATGGAAACCCGGGATCTCCCGGATGGCCAAAGCCGGTTTGAATGGGTGGCGGATTGGTTGAATCCGGATTCTCCCAATCCCGCCTACAAGGCCCTTGCGGACCCGGAGACGCCTGTGGAGGTGAACCTGTTCAGTTCGAGGACTCAGCCTTGGGACGGCGCATCGTTGGCGGATCCTTTATCCGGCCAAACCGCAATCGGCGATGCCCTTGAATCCATAAACAAATCGGGATCGACAAGCTCCCGCCGCCCGCTTGGAGGAGTCTTGTTGATCAGCGATGGAGCCAGCCTAGGTGGCTCAAGTCCCGCACAAGTGTCCTTGCAATACAAGCGGGACGGTATTCCAGTCTCGGTGATCGGTGTCGGGCAACAGGTGGAATCCGGTGACCTCACGGTCGACTTTGCCCAACCTGAGTTGTCTTTCACCGAGGGCCAGCCGGCAGCGGTTGAGATCACGCTCTCCAATAGCTTTTCAAGCGATGAAACTGGACAGCTTGAATTATTCCGGGGACAGGCCTTGGTCGATCAGCGCTCTGTCACCGTGACCGCCGGCGAGAGCCTGACGGTTGGAATCGATGTCGATCCCGGAGGCGCTGGTGTTGAAACCTTCCGTGCTGTTTACAAGCCGGAACGGGAACGTGGAAACCCTGCTACCAACGTGAGTTACTCCATCGCTGAAGTGGAGCGGGAAGGGAAATTCCGTTTTCTCCTCATGAGTGCGCGGGCCGGTTGGGAATCGAGATTTCTGCGGCTCATGGCCATGGAATCAACCACTATTGAGATGGACAGCCTGATCCGAATTGATGAAGGGCGTTTTATTAAGTTGTCGCGCAATGAAGATGGATCAGGCAGTGATGAAAGGCTCGCGTCTGACCGCCAGACCCTGGATGCGCTCCCCGAAGCAGCTGATTTTTATTTTACCTATGACGCAATCATTGTCGATGCGGCCATGCTCCTTGAGGAGAGCAAGCGGCTCACGCCGGTGCTGACGGAATTCTCCGGCACGAAAGGAGGCGGCTTGCTGCTTTATCACAATGGCCCGCAAATCTATTCCTTCCAGCTTCCGGCCTCCTTGCGCGAAATATTCCCGGCAAGGGATTTTTCCCAAAGGCGACTTAACTCAGCCATTCCTCTCCAGTTGGAGGTCAATCCGCTCTTCACCGACCAGATTGGGGGAGCCTTGTTCAATGGACCGGAGCCGGAAATTCCAGCCGGAGCAGAGGTGGCCGTCCCCTCCACACTCAGTAGAGCGGCACAAGTGCACGCGTCTTCCGAGATGGAGGGCTATCCCTTGCTGGTGACCCAGGCGTACGGCGCTGGGCGCACAGCATGGCTGGCAGGTGACTTCCTCTGGCGCTGGCAGCTCGGGAGTGATCGCTCAAGCGAGCAATACAGCGCGTTCTGGCAAGCGACCCTCTCCTGGTTGGCGACTGGTGGCAAGGAACGCTTAGTCTCGCCGGTCAACGCACAGATTATCCCGGTTAAAGAGGAAACGTCACTGGATATCCGACTCCTTGGAGCTGACTTTACTCCGCGAATGGATGCAACCGTCACGGGGGTTATTACCGGACCAGACGGCACTATCTCGGAGCAGCGGTTGCTTCCCGACATCGAGGAGCCGGGCCGCTACACTCTCTCCTTGCCCCTTCAGAAGGCCGGTCAGTATCAGGTTGATTACGAGGCCCTTTTTCCCGACGGCGACCGCCTGATCCGATCCAGCTGGTTCGCGCTTTCCTCAAATAGCCCCGAATCCCGTGAAACCGCTTTTCAGGAGAAAACCCTTCGCGACATTGCCAGGGTTGCAGGAGGTGAATACCGGTCCTTCAAAAACTGGAAGGAGCTCCTCCCGCTTCCAGTCTCTGACCTGATTCCACAAGTCGAACAAAAGGTCCACTGGACCCGTTCACTGCCATTCCTCCTTGCCGCGATCACGCTTTTTCTCATCGAATGGTGGCTTCGTCGCCGTCATGGCCTGCGTTAA
- a CDS encoding HEAT repeat domain-containing protein encodes MQNVNPISHLNKVHARPLTCLLLGFILVFPLQISGQNTQANIEETVNNALMDLRSGLPEKRRGGIMLLAKYPQHPSALPAIVSALDDPEATVRRAAAVSLGENIRTLNPMHSSRLVGALTDEDPEVRLTSAGWLPQLVLKSSTFPTIRPPQGSAQPDPKIREFLVTGVSAGLQDPEPLVRLKSVEALQYIRWPLPHELMVPLLGDPDQRVRLKAYQTLYSKLPHGTYITIARSLYPDESPGVRLVLAEVLSRQAIPGSVSLLMKLAEDPVASVQLQATVGLFQADPASGFPDILKTALMDKNLEASVVYRVFNAVNRLSEEDRKRLIAPLLKSSSATVRGQAVLRWLQWNPDGGGPDFMDSVLTDPASEIRQVAIRYFSSRPAQLDRDTLMALAENPFEDVRRQALTLSAASSPEDQAALALRLLMDTLPDIRIQSISRIIQLRPSNWSRILKASLRDPSPEVQRTTAKALLDELGPEGQQIATEFVHDYPDSEISSLIRMRLGIQ; translated from the coding sequence ATGCAAAACGTCAACCCCATTTCCCATTTAAACAAAGTACATGCAAGGCCCCTGACGTGTCTCCTGCTTGGATTTATACTCGTTTTTCCGCTACAAATTTCTGGACAAAACACACAGGCCAACATCGAAGAGACGGTCAACAATGCCTTGATGGATCTGCGTTCGGGACTTCCTGAAAAGCGACGGGGCGGGATCATGTTGCTTGCAAAATATCCACAGCATCCCTCAGCCCTCCCTGCAATCGTTTCGGCCCTTGACGATCCCGAGGCTACGGTACGCCGGGCGGCCGCGGTTTCGCTTGGCGAGAATATACGGACCCTCAACCCCATGCACTCCAGCAGGCTCGTGGGTGCCCTCACTGATGAAGACCCTGAAGTCCGGCTGACCAGCGCGGGTTGGCTTCCGCAACTTGTCCTGAAGTCATCCACTTTTCCGACGATCAGGCCACCTCAAGGCTCCGCACAACCCGATCCCAAAATCCGGGAGTTCCTGGTCACCGGCGTATCTGCCGGTCTTCAGGATCCGGAGCCGCTTGTGCGACTGAAATCGGTTGAGGCATTGCAATACATTCGCTGGCCACTTCCGCATGAACTGATGGTCCCCTTGCTGGGAGATCCGGATCAGCGGGTCCGGCTCAAGGCGTATCAGACGCTCTATTCGAAACTGCCACACGGCACGTACATCACCATTGCGAGAAGCCTGTATCCCGATGAGAGCCCGGGGGTCCGGCTTGTTCTTGCAGAGGTCCTCTCGCGCCAGGCAATTCCCGGATCCGTTTCATTGCTCATGAAGTTGGCTGAAGACCCTGTAGCCAGTGTTCAACTACAGGCGACCGTGGGATTGTTCCAGGCAGATCCCGCATCCGGATTTCCCGACATCCTCAAGACTGCCCTGATGGACAAGAATCTTGAAGCGTCCGTTGTCTACCGGGTATTCAACGCAGTAAACCGGCTTTCTGAGGAGGATCGAAAAAGGCTAATCGCTCCGCTCCTTAAGTCCTCGTCAGCCACAGTGCGCGGGCAAGCCGTGCTCAGGTGGCTACAATGGAATCCCGACGGGGGTGGCCCTGATTTCATGGATTCCGTCCTGACAGATCCAGCTTCCGAGATCCGGCAAGTTGCCATCCGCTATTTCTCCAGCCGACCGGCCCAGCTGGATCGCGATACCCTCATGGCCCTTGCTGAAAACCCCTTTGAGGATGTTCGTCGCCAGGCGCTAACCCTTTCCGCCGCATCATCCCCGGAAGATCAAGCAGCCCTGGCCCTGCGCCTGCTGATGGATACCCTCCCGGATATCCGCATCCAGTCAATCAGCCGAATCATCCAGCTCCGCCCCAGCAACTGGTCCCGCATTCTCAAGGCATCCCTGCGTGACCCGTCCCCGGAAGTCCAGCGCACAACCGCAAAGGCCCTGCTTGACGAACTCGGGCCCGAGGGTCAGCAAATCGCAACTGAGTTTGTCCACGATTATCCCGATTCTGAAATCTCTTCCCTCATTCGCATGCGGCTCGGTATCCAGTAA
- a CDS encoding DUF4159 domain-containing protein, whose product MSLRFPVYLFLIGLILFPAALGAQEEATTGQSGLRIVQLVGGEPLRRNHPAGLPSLLLEISRITRFNFSPDPIFIKSFDDPRLFESGIAYVNYADRLDWTLTDGEVTALRAYLQRGGFLYIDAGINSAFLRENAALGQTHSFADWEVTPVLAEQLQRVFPDKNFEALPRSHPVFQGFYSGLPDPTPLPEAIRDFIVKEKWPQGSYSAMALKMDGGRIGVLATPIIAMGWGRDRFGEWSSPISFRVREAAEGMDERLRSAAFSGPRYETTREDGSIEVIYTQPPNVPAWVQEPNGRWRVFRYYHGEEISGYAHTFYTRLGVNIFVYLMTEG is encoded by the coding sequence ATGTCCCTACGCTTTCCAGTATACTTGTTTCTCATCGGATTAATCCTCTTCCCTGCCGCCTTGGGGGCACAGGAGGAAGCAACAACAGGCCAGTCCGGGTTGCGCATTGTGCAACTGGTCGGTGGTGAGCCTCTTCGCCGGAATCATCCAGCCGGGCTGCCCTCGCTCTTATTGGAAATCTCCCGCATCACGCGGTTCAATTTCTCTCCGGATCCCATCTTCATAAAATCCTTCGACGATCCTCGCTTGTTTGAATCAGGCATTGCCTATGTCAACTACGCCGACCGCCTTGACTGGACCCTGACCGACGGGGAAGTCACCGCCCTGCGTGCCTACCTGCAACGCGGCGGCTTTCTCTACATCGATGCCGGCATCAACAGTGCATTTCTTCGCGAGAATGCCGCCCTTGGACAGACCCATAGTTTTGCTGATTGGGAAGTAACACCTGTCTTGGCTGAGCAACTACAGCGGGTCTTCCCGGACAAAAATTTCGAAGCCCTGCCGCGCTCGCATCCGGTCTTCCAGGGATTCTATTCCGGCCTTCCCGATCCGACTCCCCTTCCTGAAGCAATTCGTGATTTCATCGTGAAGGAAAAGTGGCCACAGGGATCCTATTCCGCCATGGCCCTCAAGATGGACGGCGGGCGTATTGGCGTACTGGCGACCCCGATCATTGCCATGGGTTGGGGCCGGGACCGATTCGGTGAATGGTCTTCACCCATCTCCTTCCGGGTACGGGAAGCAGCCGAGGGAATGGATGAGCGCCTGCGCAGCGCCGCCTTTTCCGGGCCGCGCTATGAAACAACCCGGGAAGACGGCTCCATCGAGGTGATTTACACCCAACCACCCAATGTTCCGGCATGGGTCCAGGAACCCAATGGCCGCTGGCGGGTTTTCCGGTACTACCACGGTGAAGAGATTTCCGGGTATGCGCATACTTTCTACACGCGTCTTGGGGTGAATATCTTCGTCTACCTGATGACGGAGGGATAA
- a CDS encoding ExbD/TolR family protein translates to MSVIPKRRRRKAEINIVPLVDVLVVLIFFFLVSMQFRNLTLLNLTLPKIETAGKEEPSESLQVGVDVDGKFYVNGKEVDQETLVDAVEEIGRLSPETPVLIMADENSLLHKVTFVMDTCRKAGLEKVRLQSR, encoded by the coding sequence ATGAGTGTCATCCCAAAACGTCGTCGGCGAAAAGCGGAGATCAATATTGTTCCGCTGGTCGACGTGCTGGTCGTCCTGATTTTCTTTTTTCTGGTCTCGATGCAGTTTCGCAACCTGACCTTGCTGAACCTGACCCTGCCGAAGATTGAGACTGCCGGCAAGGAAGAGCCCAGCGAGAGTCTGCAGGTCGGTGTGGATGTGGATGGAAAGTTCTATGTCAACGGCAAGGAAGTGGATCAGGAAACGCTGGTGGATGCCGTTGAGGAGATTGGCCGCCTGAGCCCCGAAACGCCTGTCCTGATCATGGCCGATGAAAACAGCCTCCTTCACAAGGTGACCTTTGTCATGGATACCTGCCGCAAGGCTGGCCTTGAAAAGGTCCGGCTTCAGTCGCGATAG